Proteins from a genomic interval of Malassezia vespertilionis chromosome 9, complete sequence:
- the CDC27 gene encoding anaphase-promoting complex subunit cdc27 (COG:D; EggNog:ENOG503NW4C) yields MAAKAPTKGIGRAPNSSARSPSEVHARRVQYLVQLAQEYMRIPGRATSLAPSLAPDVASGTFYALHALALDPDSVPARRVLAQCYLFGGASLVFPFSPSSLGDEKACALGGAPSRASALATVHLLQRGPRATFEDFGCASVYSAACTALGRFREAQDALEWTHAHARPAQKRKAEEVLDGGRDLATAQLYTQLGRIAMKQARYTDATAYFTSARQADPLNWGAWAALCDMASAPRAAEAFADMQETESTPASGTLAQRTKSDEPLRMPSTASSKPVRRATPRSAAVRSGMHRAAPQRDDVPPVPPVPPVPLAQRQRADAPRPGTLATSRTNTNRAPMRPTTAPKLDAPRTARAVPQTLAARRQVAAAAEPLPRAASRSRAPKAVASRTDSGLRSRPPSAEDKRPASAENGTGKPGPDRDVREWTLALLRDIGEAYRLVRLYKAQEAVPLLQPDAPHRRTAAMHCLLGRALHDMTDYAEAEKQFVTAREMEPYLLMHMDIYSLVLFQLHREVALSALAQDLMEIDPRATQTHIAAGNTWSLQHQHDAAYQCFHQATLVSPECAYVYTLAGYEALELDQPSRAIRLFRSARRCDKRHWNALAGLGQVYLRQGNPGLASEAYAEAFLINSSNPVLLDLLGWALEQTGDLDGALAVYQRAIRMNPKAAMTRLKKAQLLLRTVHTSLRKRNQVFSEESDVPLLNAREAALRRAAAHTELLKVCALAPMEPQVHLLLARSYMRLGGGRFTAEDAYTDATPPTSPSESPRETRLPRQFLGEITHHLATAVDLDPRCIREVNAMGEGAKLALQGTHAGATIAEDEQDDFSHIPMSHAGNNAFLDEETPILSDGDSIDGDALLLHSGNAFMLQSTELGAYEPGTSMDMQGEDSLV; encoded by the coding sequence ATGGCGGCCAAGGCACCTACCAAGGGCATCGGCCGTGCGCCcaacagcagcgcacggagCCCTTCGGAggtgcatgcacggcgtGTGCAGTACCTTGTTCAGCTTGCCCAAGAGTACATGCGCATCCCGGGCCGCGCCACATCGCTAGCACCGTCACTCGCGCCCGATGTTGCGTCGGGCACATTTtatgcgctgcatgcgctcgcgctcgatccAGACTCGGTGCCTGCACGgcgtgtgcttgcgcagtgctACCTCTTTGgtggcgcatcgctcgtATTCCCATTCTCGCCTTCGTCGCTAGGGGACGAGAAGGCGTGTGCGCTCGGAGGCGCGccctcgcgcgcctcggcgctcgCGACAGTCCACCTGCTGCAACGGGGCCCGCGCGCCACGTTTGAGGACTTTGGATGTGCGAGCGTGTATTCtgctgcgtgcacggcgcttggcagGTTCCGCGAAGCGCAGGATGCACTGGAATGGACtcatgcgcacgcacggcccGCACAGAAACGCAAGGCAGAGGAGGTGCTGGACGGTGGGCGCGATCTTGCCACTGCACAGCTGTACACACAGTTGGGGCGCATTGCGATGAAACAGGCGCGGTACACAGATGCGACCGCCTACTTtaccagcgcgcgccaagccgATCCGCTCAACTGGGGTGCATGGGCCGCTTTGTGCGATatggcaagcgcgccacGAGCCGCTGAAGCGTTTGCTGATATGCAGGAGACAGAGAGTACCCctgcaagcggcacacTGGCGCAACGCACGAAAAgcgacgagccgctgcgcatgccaagcacggcgtcCTCAAAacctgtgcgccgcgcaacgccgcgcagcgccgcagtgcgCTCAGGAATGcaccgtgctgcgccacaGCGCGACGATGTGCCGCCCGTGCCGCCCGTGCCGCCCGTGCCACTCGCACAGCGCCAACGagcggatgcgccgcggccagGCACGCTTGCCACCTCGCGCACCAACacaaatcgcgcgccgatgcgccccACAACCGCGCCCAagctcgatgcgccacGAACAGCACGCGCGGTGCCCCAAacgctcgctgcgcggcgccaggTCGCTGCGGCAGCCGAGCcactgccgcgcgccgcgagccgatcgcgcgcgcccaaaGCCGTCGCGTCGCGTACCGACTCTGgcctgcgctcgcgcccaCCCAGCGCCGAAGACAAGCGACCCGCGAGTGCAGAGAATGGCACAGGCAAGCCTGGACCTGaccgcgacgtgcgcgaatGGACGCtagcgctgctgcgtgaTATCGGCGAGGCGTACCGCTTGGTGCGCCTGTACAAGGCACAAGAGGCGGTGCCTTTGCTGCagcccgacgcgccgcaccgccgcaccgcagcgatgcactgcctgcttggccgcgcactgcacgacATGACCGACTATGCTGAGGCTGAAAAGCAGTTTGTGACTGCGCGCGAGATGGAGCCATATCTCCTCATGCACATGGACATTTACTCGCTCGTCCTCTTTCAGCTGCACCGCGAAGTTGCCCTCTCTGCGCTCGCCCAGGACCTGATGGAAATTgatccgcgcgcaacgcaGACGCATATCGCCGCGGGCAATACCTGGTCGCTCCAGCACCAGCACGATGCTGCATACCAGTGCTTTCACCAGGCGACGCTCGTGTCGCCCGAGTGTGCGTACGTATATACCCTTGCTGGCTacgaagcgctcgagctcgatcAGCCATCGCGTGCGATCCGTCTGtttcgcagcgcgcgccgctgcgatAAGCGGCATTGGAACGCACTTGCAGGGCTTGGACAAGTATACCTCCGCCAGGGCAATCCCGGTCTTGCCAGTGAGGCGTATGCAGAGGCATTCCTGATTAATAGCAGCAATCCCGTCCTCCTCGACCTGCTTGGCTGGGCGCTGGAGCAGACGGGTGacttggacggcgcgctggcagTGTACCAGCGCGCAATCCGGATGAACCCCAAGGCGGCAATGACCCGTTTGAAAAAGGCGCAGCTTTTGCTCCGCACCGTGCATACGAgtttgcgcaaacgcaacCAGGTCTTTAGCGAGGAGAGCGACGTCCCTTTGCTGAATGCGCGTGAagcagcactgcgccgcgctgccgcgcacacggagctgctcaaggtgtgcgcgctcgcgccgaTGGAGCCGCAGGTGCACttgcttcttgcgcgctcGTACATGCGCCTCGGCGGTGGGCGGTTCACTGCAGAAGACGCGTATACGGATGCAACACCGCCGACCTCGCCAAGCGAGTCGCCCAGAGAAACGCGTCTTCCGCGCCAGTTCCTCGGCGAGATTACGCACCATCTCGCGACTGCTGTGGATTTGGATCCACGCTGTATTCGCGAGGTGAATGCGATGGGCGAGGGTGCAAagctggcgctgcaaggcacgcaTGCAGGCGCGACGATTGCAGAGGATGAACAGGATGATTTCTCGCACATACCGATGTCACACGCGGGAAATAATGCGTTCCTCGATGAGGAAACGCCGATCTTGAGCGATGGAGATAGTATcgatggcgatgcgcttttACTGCACTCGGGAAATGCATTCATGCTGCAGTCTACAGAGCTAGGGGCGTACGAGCCGGGAACGTCGATGGATATGCAGGGAGAGGACTCGTTGGTGTAG
- a CDS encoding uncharacterized protein (COG:C; EggNog:ENOG503NVE7), with translation MATLLVQRVVARSLVPTASIRAFSMSRSAALATHRPEAPNSTGPTLISPVHDQLNIGLDHNPDKPRSHLARPPAQAPNYSDGPSALEKAGQLFLFTELARGLWITLENFFRPPYTIQYPFEKGPLSPRFRGEHALRRYPTGEERCIACKLCEAICPALAITIESEARDDGSRRTTRYDIDMTKCIYCGMCQEACPVDAIVETQTLEFATETREELLYNKEKLLANGDRAETEIASNIYADHLQR, from the coding sequence ATGGCAACGctccttgtgcagcgcgtggtGGCACGCAGCCTGGTGCCAACTGCATCCATTCGTGCGTTTTCAATgtcgcgctctgcagcgctggcaaCACACAGGCCAGAGGCTCCGAACTCGACTGGCCCGACGCTTATTTCGCCCGTTCATGACCAGCTGAACATTGGCCTCGACCATAACCCAGACAAGCCACGCTCGCACTTGGCACGCCCTCCGGCTCAGGCGCCAAACTATTCTGATGGTCCCAGTGCACTGGAAAAGGCAGGCCAGCTGTTTCTCTTTaccgagcttgcgcgcggtCTCTGGATCACGCTGGAAAACTTTTTCCGCCCGCCATACACGATCCAATACCCGTTTGAGAAGGGGCCTTTGAGCCCACGCTTCCGTGGTGAGCATGCTTTGCGTCGCTACCCCACAGGCGAAGAGCGGTGTATTGCTTGCAAGCTCTGCGAAGCAATCTGCCCTGCCCTAGCGATTACGATTGAGAGCGAGGCTCGTGACGACGgttcgcgccgcacgacgcgctACGATATTGATATGACCAAGTGCATTTACTGCGGTATGTGCCAGGAGGCGTGTCCCGTGGATGCCATTGTCGAGACGCAAACGCTGGAATTTGCAACCGAGACCCGCGAAGAGCTTTTGTACAACAAGGAAAAGCTGCTGGCGAATGGCGACCGCGCCGAAACAGAGATTGCCTCGAACATTTACGCGGACCACTTACAGCGTTAA
- a CDS encoding uncharacterized protein (EggNog:ENOG503Q3FP; COG:S), with protein MLGRLFHYTTDVMLVSTVLAGIKHTSGLAVNVDAIPEQNVRGVLRSLLGAGEYLFESSLSFAQNSKYFHVDTIDLLVLPHPRSHIPTYFAVPQAPCPHEMYELVVVRPEKSAARSWFISSSAQEQGHVLGDGALRLLSPVDPVFVLLGLLAPDSARCESRQFRAWDDLVDGACDWHAQHRAQWHDIPVFLGMQRVLAHADRICDTQAMPTGDGHVYRLNVAKIHALLDVKAQKLLADDVWAKAPETLGRYARKCLDSTPGKTADEQYEAARRNTVKSLLHAHIPACIAAGWT; from the exons ATGTTGGGCCGCTTGTTTCACTATACGACCGATGTGATGCTCGTGTCGACCGTGCTTGCGGGCATCAAGCATACATCGGGACTTGCGGTCAATGTGGATGCGATTCCGGAGCAGaacgtgcgcggcgtcctGCGGTCTCTTCTCGGTGCGGGCGAATACCTGTTTGAGTCCTCGCTCTCGTTCGCACAGAACAGCAAGTACTTCCATGTA GATACGATCGATCTGCTAGTCTTGCCGCATCCTCGCTCACATATCCCCACCTACTTTGCCGTGCCCCAAGCGCCGTGTCCACACGAAATGTACGAGCTGGTTGTGGTGCGCCCCGagaaaagcgccgcgcgcagttGGTTTATCAGCTCGTccgcgcaggagcagggACACGTGCTTGGGGAcggtgcactgcgcctCTTGTCACCTGTAGATCCCGTATTTGTGCTGCTTGGACTGCTTGCACCGGACTCCGCACGCTGCGAGAGCCGCCAATTCCGTGCATGGGATGATCTTGTGgatggcgcgtgcgactggcacgcacagcatcgcgcacaatggCACGATATTCCCGTATTTCTCggcatgcagcgcgtgcttgcacacgccGACCGAATCTGTGATACCCAGGCGATGCCGACAGGCGACGGGCACGTCTATCGCCTCAATGTTGCCAAAATTCACGCGCTCCTCGATGTAAAAGCGCAAAAGCTGCTCGCTGACGACGTGTGGGCCAAAGCGCCCGAAACACTCGGACGGTACGCACGCAAGTGCTTGGACAGCACGCCTGGGAAGACGGCGGACGAGCAGTATgaggcggcgcggcgcaataCTGTCAAGAGTCtcttgcacgcgcacatTCCAgcatgcatcgctgcgGGGTGGACGTAG
- a CDS encoding uncharacterized protein (EggNog:ENOG503NUKA; COG:S), producing MQRVLFGQKDILEQASRHHVTLKHQEMQAYLTLSPVGRTLYPTAKQLLELGSYFGALPVHHGLWQSAVETRETRRLVVNPVTIKKFAQSADDSSVAALETIHQVEMIHVSAGHRRLAYLSPTHPDKPGLCTYSVTRCAPTFWAN from the exons atgcagcgcgtgctttTTGGCCAAAAAGATATACTGGAGCAAGCTTCGCGGCACCATGTTACGCTGAAGCACCAGGAAATGCAGGCGTACCTCACATTAT CGCCGGTAGGCAGAACACTTTACCCTACTGCAAAACAGCTGCTCGAACTTGGCAGCTatttcggcgcgcttcctgTGCACCATGGGCTATGGCAATCTGCTGTCGAGACCCGCGAGA cgcgccgcttggtcGTGAATCCCGTGACAATCAAGAAATTCGCACAATCCGCGGATGATAGCTcggtcgcggcgctggagacGATTCATCAGGTCGAGATGATACACGTATCTGCAGGCCACCGCAGGCTGGCCTACCTCTCCCCGACGCATCCCGACAAGCCTGGTCTGTGCACGTATTCCGTAACGAGGTGCGCACCAACTTTTTGGGCAAACTAA